The stretch of DNA CAGGGCCTTGCCCTCGATCTCCAGCACCTCGAAGAGCAGCCCGCCAGTGACCGCCTCGGCCTCGGCAAGGCGCACGGTCACCCGCTGGCCCAGCGCGATCTCGCGCCCGCTGCGGTCGCCCATCAGGGTCTGCGCGTCGCGGTCATAGTGGAAATACTCGCCGCCCAGGCTGCCGATCGGCACCAGCCCGTCGGCGCCCGTCTCGTCGAGCGTGACGAACACGCCGAAACGCGCCACGCCCGAGATGCGGCCGGCGAACTCGCCGCCCACGCGGTCGGCCAGGTAGGCGGCAAGGTAGCGGTCCGTCGTCTCGCGCTCGGCCTGCATCGAGCGTCGTTCGGTGCCGCTGATCCATTCGGCGGTGGCCTCTAGGATCTCGATTTCCTGCGGGCTCAGCCCATCCTCGCCCCAGCCATGCGCCGAGACCAGCGCCCGGTGCACCACCAGGTCGGCATAGCGCCGGATCGGCGAGGTGAAATGCGCATAGGCCCTGAGCGCCAGGCCGAAATGCCCGAAATTCTGCGGCGCGTAATAGGCCTGCTGCATGGAGCGCAGCACCGACATGTTGATCAGTTCCGCCACCTCGCGCCCGGCCGCGGCATCGAGCAGCTTGTTGAGCGACCGCGTGGTCAGCACCTGGCCCTTCGCAAGCGTCAGGCCCGAGGCCTCGGCCACGTCGCGCAGGCTGTCCAGCTTTTCGGCGTCGGGTTCCTCGTGCACGCGGTACAGCAGCGGCGTGCGCTTCTTCTCGAGCGTCTCGGCGGCGCAGACATTCGCGAGGATCATGAATTCCTCGATCAGCTTGTGCGCCTCCAGCCGGTCGCGGAAGGCGACCGACAGCACCGTTCCTTCGGGGTCGAGCACGATCTTGCGCTCGGGCAGGTCCAGGTGCAGCGGCGCGCGCCTTTCCCGCGCCTCGGCCGCCGCCTGGTAGGCCGCCCAGAGCGGCTTCAGCACCGGCTCGACCAGGGGCTCGGTCGCTTCGTCCGGCGTGCCGTCCACCGCGCGCTGCACCTGCTCGTAGGTCAGCGCCGCGGGCGAGCGCATCAGACCGCGCACGAAGCGGTGGCCGATCCTGCGCCCGTCGGCATCGAGCCGCATCTCGACCGCGATGCAGGCCCGGTCCACGCCTTCGTGCAGCGAGCACAGGTCGCCCGACAGCGTCTCGGGCAGCATCGGCACCACCCGGTCGGGAAAATAGGTCGAGTTGCCGCGGTTGCGCGCCTCGCGGTCGAGCGCGCTGCCGGGGCGGACGTAATGGGCGACATCGGCGATGGCGACCCAGACCAGGTGGCCGCCCTCGTTTTCCGGGTCGGGCAGGGCGCAGACCGCGTCGTCATGGTCGCGCGCATCGGCCGGGTCGATGGTGATGAGCGGCAGGTGCCGCAGGTCGGTGCGGCTGCCCGGCCCGACCGGGCGCGCGGCCTGGGCCTCGGCTTCGGTCAGGGTTTCCTCCGGGAATTCGTCGGGGATGCCGTGGGCATGGATGGCGATCAGGCTGACGGCGCGCGGGGCGGTCGGGTCGCCCAGCCGGCGCACCACGCGGGCGCGCGGCATGCCCAGCCGGTCGCGGGGGCCGGATTGCTCGGCCTCGACCAGTTCGCCGTCGCGCGCGCCGTGACGCTCGCCCCTGGGGACGATCCATTCATGGCCCTGCTTGCGCTCGATCGACAGGATGCGCCCGCCCTCTTCCGTCTCGCGGAAGATGCCGATGACCTTGCGCGGGCCCTGGCCGATGCGGCGGATCAGCCGCCCGGTATAGGCGGCGCCCTCGTCCTCCTGCGGGGAAAGGCGGGCAAGGATGCGGTCGCCCTCGCCCAATGCCGGTTCGTGGCTGCGAAGCCGCAACAGGATGCGCGGCGGATCGCCCGGCTCTTCCCATTGCGCGGGCTCGGCCCACAGATCGCCGGCGCGGTCCGGCCCCGTGACCCGCAGCACCGATACGGGCGGCAGTCCCTCGGGATGCTGGATGTGGTTGCCCGCCTTGCGGATCTCGCCCTCGGCCTCCAGCTCGCGCAGGATGCGCTTCAGCTCGATCCGGTCCGCGCCCTTGATGCCGAAGGCGCGGGCCACGTCGCGCTTCGACGTCTCGCCGGGGTGCTCCCGGATCCATTCGAGGATCTGGTTCTTGTCGGGCAGGGTGCTCATGGCGATGGCCTAGCATGGCCCGGCGCCCCCGGAAAGGGCGCCGTGGGGACAGGCCGGGCCGCCGTCACTCCGCGCCCGATACCTTCTTCGCGGTTGCCTTGCGCGGGGCTGCTTTCTTCGCGGTCTTTTTCGCCGTGGATTTCGCCGGGGCAGCCTTCCTGGTCGTGGTCGCCTTCGTTGTGCGCCTGGTCTTCGCGGCCGGTTTCTTCGCCGCGATCAGTTCCAGCGCCATCTCGAGCGTCACGTCCTCGGGCTCGGTTCCCTTGGGCAGCGTGGCGTTCACCTTGTCCCATTTGACGTATGGCCCGTAGCGCCCTTCCATCACCGCGATGGTCCCGCCATCCGGGTGGGTTCCCAACTCCTTCAGCGGCTTGGCGGCACTACCCCGCCCGCGTCCGCCGGCGGCCTTCTGTGCCAGCAACTCGACCGCGCGGTTCATGCCGATGGTGTAGACCTCCTCGGCATCCTTGATGTTGGCATAGACCTTGCGTGGCTTTTCCTTGGGGTCGTCGGCCGGGATCTCGTGCATCACATAGGGGCCGAAGCGGCCGATATTCGCCTCGACGATGCCGCCCTCGGGATGCTCGCCGATGAAGCGCGGCAGCGACAGAAGCTGAAGCGCGCGCGCCAGATCCACGGTGGACAGGTCCGCGCCCTTGGGGATCGAGGCGCGCTTGGGCTTCGGCTCTTCCTCGGTCGCCTCGCCAAGCTGCACATAGGGGCCGAAGCGACCCGTGCGCAGGGTGACTGGCGTGCCGTTGTCGTCATGGCCCAGCAGCTTGCCGTCGGGGCCGGCAAGGTCGCCGCCCTCGACCTCGCCCGACATGGGGCGGGTGTAGCGGCATTCGGGGTAGTTCGAGCAGCCGATGAACGCGCCGCCCGAACGCGCGGTCTTCAGGCTGAGCCGGCCCTTGCCGCAGGCCTTGCACTGGCGCGGGTCGGACCCGTCCTCGGTCGCGGGAAAGATGTGCGGGGCCAGAACCTCGTTGATCTTCTCCAGCACGTCGGTGATGCGCAGCTCCTGCGTCTCGGCGATCGCGGCCGAGAAGTCGGTCCAGAAGCGGCTCAGCACCTTCTGCCAGTCCGCATCGCCCGAGGTGATCCGGTCCAGATCCTCCTCCAGATCGGCGGTGAAGTCGTAGCCCACATACTTGCGGAAGTAGTTTTCCAGAAAGGCCGTCACCAGCCGGCCCTTGTCTTCGGGGACCAGGCGGTTCTGTTCCTTGCGGACGTAGTCGCGCTCCTGGATCACCGAAACGATCGAGGCATAGGTCGAGGGCCGGCCGATGCCGAGTTCCTCCATGCGCTTGACCAGCGTCGCCTCGGTGTAGCGCGGCGGCGGCTGGGTGAAGTGCTGTTCGGGCGTCACGTCGCGCGTCCGGGCCGGCTCGCCCTGGGTGATCTGGGGCAGGCGCTTGTCGTCGTCGTCCGCCACATCGTCGCGCCCTTCTTCATAGACCTTGAGGAAGCCGTCGAACAGCACGACCTGGCCGGTCGCGCGCAGCATCACCTGCCCGTCGGCGCTTCCAACGTCCACGGTGGTGCGCTCCAGCCGTGCGGCGGCCATCTGGCTGGCGATGGTGCGCTTCCAGATCAGGTCGTAGAGCTTGCGCTGATCCGGCTCCAGCTTGGCCAGCTTCTCGGGGCCCCGCGTCATGTCGGTCGGGCGGATGCACTCATGCGCTTCCTGCGCGTTCTTGGCCTTGTTCTTGTACATGCGTGGGCTCGAGGGCAGGTATTCCGCGCCGAAACGGTCCTTGATCGCATCGCGCGCCGCCATCACCGCCTCGGGCGCCATGTCGATGCCGTCGGTCCGCATGTAGGTGATGTGGCCCGCTTCATAGAGCCTTTGCGCCGCCGACATGGTCTGCCGCGCGCCCATGCCGAACTTGCGGCTGGCTTCCTGTTGCAGGGTCGAGGTCATGAAGGGCGCCGACGGGTTGCGGGCGCCGGGCTTCGCCTCGACGCTCTGCACCACCAGGTCGCGCGCCCGGATCGCGGCGACCGCCAGATCCGCCGCCTCGGCTGTCGCGATGTCGAACTTGTCGAGCTTGCGGCCGCCCAGCACGGTCAGCCGCCCCTCGTAGTCCTGCCCGCGCGGAGTCGAGAGCAGCGCCTTCACCGACCAGTATTCCCGGGCGCGGAAGGCCTCGATCTCCATCTCGCGCTCGACGATCAGGCGCAGGGCAACCGACTGCACGCGGCCGGCGGACTTGGCACCCGGCAGCTTGCGCCACAGAACCGGCGACAGGTTGAACCCCACCAGGTAATCCAGCGCCCGACGCGCGAGATAGGCCTCCACCAGTTCCATGTCGATCTGGCGCGGCTTCTGCATCGCTTCGGTCACGGCGGTCCGGGTGATCGCATTGAAGACGACCCGCTGCACGTTGGTGGATTTCTTCACCGCGCGCCGCTTTGTCAGCGCCTCCAGCAGGTGCCAGGAAATCGCCTCACCCTCGCGGTCGGGGTCGGTGGCAAGGATCAGCGTGTCGTCGTCCGCCATGGCGTCCGCGATTGCGCGGATATGGGCCTGGGACTTCGGATCCACCTCCCATTTCATGTCGAATCCATGTTCGGGATCGACGGAACCGTCCCTGGCGGGCAGGTCGCGGACATGGCCGTAGGAGGCGAGGACCTTGAAATCCTTGCCAAGATAGGCGTTGATCGTCTTCGCCTTTGCTGGGCTCTCGACTACGACGACGGCCATGAAAACTCCCGTTCGGAAATCCGCTGTTGCAACAAGGCGCGGAACATGTGGCCCGTTCGGGGCCGTGTCAAGCTGAGCCGGGATCAGTCGGCCCGCCGCACCACATAGCCCGATATCAGAAGTCGCGCTGCCGCAAGCCGCGGATCGGGGGGCAGGACGGGCACCGTTTCCGTCCCGCGCTGGGCGAGAAACGCCACCACGTCATCCACGGTTCCGTTCTCGTGCCAGCCCATGCCGATGACGGGACAGGACGCGGAAATCAGGGCCGGATCGTAATCGAGATAGTTCAGCGGCTCGCGGACCACGCGCCCGAAATAGACGCGCTGCGCGACCCGGTCCAGCTGGTCCGGGATGAAGACATAGACCGGTTCGCCGTCGCATTCCGGGATCGTTGCCTCGCGCAGGACCCATTCGACCATCTGCCCGTTGCGCGTGCCGTTGTCGGCGCTCCTGAGCCCGATGACCGCGACGATGGCCGTGACCGCCAGCCCTGCGACCAGCGGCCGCGCGCTGAAGCCGAGGTGCGGCGTCAGCATCCGGTCCGGAACGTGGAAAGCGATCGCCAACAGCACCGGCGGAACCAGCACCGTCAGGTTGCGCGACGATATGACCGGCGTATGGAAAGAGATCACGGCCGCCGCCACCAGCACCATCGCCCCGGGCAGGAACAGCCACAGGATGATGCGCGGGGGCTTCGGCGCGGCCCGCCCCTGCCGTGCCATCCGGCGGCGCAGGACAAGCGCGGTCAACAGGACCAGCATCGCCACCGCCTGCCAGCCCACGAAGTTCAGCAGCGGATCGAGTCCGTTGCGGATCCAGCCCTTGCCACCCGTGGATGCCAGCACGTCGGAGGCGACAAAGACCCAGCCGCAGAACAGTGCGAACAGCACCGCCGCGAGCCCCAGCCGCAGCGCGATGGCCCAGCGCGCCATGCCCATGCGCCAGCCGTGCAGCGCGCTGGCCGCCAGCAGCGACAGGCCGATCGCCGCGCCGAAGAAATGCAGCGACCACAGCAGGATGCAGCTAAGGATCAGCGTCGCATGCCGTGGCCGCTGACCGCCAAGTTCCAGCAGATAGGCGGCATGGGCCAGCCAGCCGAAGCCCAGCAGCAGCGCATAGGAGCGCAGGTCGAGGCCAAGCATCAGGGTGTAGAAGTTCACCACCAGCATGACCGTCAGCAGCGCCAGCCTGGCCGGGTCGAACACCTGGCGCAGCAACCAGAAGCCGTAGATCGCGGCCAGCAGCGCGGGCAGGTTCACCAGCCGCAGGTCGTAGCCGTAGGGGCCCATGTCGAACAGGCCCGCCATGCCCCGGATCAGCAGCGCATAGGTCGGCGGGTGCACGTCCGATTTCAGCAGTGCCCAGTCCAGATCCTGCCCAATGGCGGCGAAGCCCAGCGTGTAGACCTCGTCATACCAGTAGGACCGGTCGGCGCCGAAGACGATCACGACCAGCAGAAGCACGATCGCCAGCGCCTGGCAGATCGCCAGCCACAGCGGGAATGCCTGCTTCTGATCCTGCCCTGCCTGCATCGCCAGATGGATACCATCGGGCCCGTGCGCAGGCCAGCCGCTTCATTCCGCGTCCAGCCGCGAGACGAGGCCGCCGGCATGGCGCGTCAGGGCACCCGTCAGTTCCAGTTCCGCCAGCGCCGCGAGGATCTCTGCCGGCGGGGCGGCGATCTGGCGGATGAGCGCATCCTCGCTGATCGGCGCGGGGCCAAGCAGGTTCAGCAGTGCGGGCGCGATGCCGCCGGGAAGCGTACCCTTCGGACCCCTTGCGCGGTCTTCGGGCGCTGCGGCAGGGGCTTCCGTGCCAGCGGCCCCCAGCGCCTCGGCCACGTCGCGGGCGGACCGCACCAGCGTCGCCCCGTCGCGCAGCAGCATCAGGCATCCGGCGGCGCGGGCATCGAACGGGTGACCGGGCACCGCCATCACCTCGCGCCCCTGGTCGAGCGCGGTGCGCGCGGTGATCAGGCTGCCCGACTTGGCCGCCCCCTCGATCACGACAATGCCCGGGCACAGCCCCGATACGATGCGGTTGCGGCGCGGGAAATGCCGCGCCTGCGGCGAAAGCCCGGGCGGCATCTCGGTGACCAGCGCGCCGGACTCGGTGATGCGCGCGGCGAGTGCTGCGTTCTCGGATGGGTAGATGATGTCGATGCCGCCGGCCAGGACCGCGATCGTCCCGGAATCGACGCTTGCCTCGTGCACCGCGGTGTCGATGCCGCGCGCAAGCCCCGAGACGGTCACCAGCCCCAGCGCGCCAAGCCCGCGCGCCAGGTGGGCGGCCATGCGCATTCCCAGTGCCGAGGCGTTGCGCGCGCCCACCATGCCGACACGCATGCGCGTCGGTTCGGCAAGCCTGCCGCGCACCCACAGGAAGGGGGGCGGATCGGCGATTCGCGCCAGCAGGTCCGGGTAGTCCCGAGCCCCCAGCGGCACCGGGCGCGCGGCCGCCGCCCGACCCTGCGAGAGTTCTGCCGCCGCGATGTCGCGCGAGCAGGGGGCGTAGCCGCGCACCCCCGCATCCGCCGCGACACGGGGCAGCGCGTCAAGCGCCGCCGTGGCGGTGCCATGCTCTGCCAGGAGCCTGCGAAAGGTGGTGGCGCCCACGCGCGGGGACCGCGCAAGCCGCACCCAGTCGAGAAGCCCGCCCTCGTCGTCGGGGGGCGCGGGCAGCGGTGGTGTATCGGTGTCCGGAATATCCCTCATGGCCCCAGCCTTGGCAGGGGAGGGTTAAGGATCCCTCACTCGAAGACGCTGTCCACCCGCCGCCGCGGATCGAAGGCGTCGGGCCGCAAGAGCCGCAGCATCAGCCAGAAGAACAGCCCGAAGGGCAGGGCCACCGCCGCCCCGACAAGCCCCGCGCGAAGGCTGGCGCCCGGCACGCCGGCCCAGAGCCCGGCCACCGCGGCGGCGGCCCATGTGGCGGCAAAGCCAAGCACCAGCGCCACCAGCGACACCGCCGCCCAGCCGAGCCGCCCACCCCGCGCCATCGAGCGCGTGACCGGGATCGCGGCCAGCAGATAGGCCCAGGCGATGGCGGGCGACAGGATCATCGCTCCCAGCAGGTTCGCCACCTGGCGGGCCATGCCCGGCCGCGCCATGCCCTCCGTGTCGATCGAAACCGCGATCAGGATCGAGCGCAGGAAGAAACATGCCGCCGGAAGGGCCACCAGCGCCGTCAGCGCGGCGCCGGCGATCACCCTTAGCGGCAGGTTGCGCGCGGCCTCGGGGTCCGTCTTCCAGGCAGGCCAGGCCAAGACGTCAGGCGGCCGAACCGCCGACGGTCAGCCCCCCGATCAGGATCGTCGGCAGGCCGACCCCCACCGGAACCCATTGCCCGTTCTTGCCGCAATTCCCCATCCCCGGATCGAGCGTCATGTCGTTGCCGATCGCCCGGATATGCTGAAGCGAGGTGGCGCCGTCGCCGATCAGGGTCGCGCCCTTGATCGGCGCGCCGATCTTGCCGTTCCTGACCCGGTAGGCCTCGGTGCAGCTGAAGACGTACTTGCCGTTGGTGATGTCCACCTGCCCGCCGCCGAAGCCAACGGCATAGATGCCGTCCTTCAGGTCGGCCAGGATCGCGCCCGGCTCGGCATCGCCGCCCAGCATGTAGGTGTTGGTCATCCGCGGCATCGGGACATGCGCAAAGGACTGCCGGCGCCCGTTGCCGGTGGGGGCTACCCCCATCAGCCGGGCGTTCTGGCGGTCCTGCATGTAGTCCGTGAGGATGCCATCCTCGATCAGCACGTTCCTCGCGCTGGGCGTGCCTTCGTCGTCGAAGGTCAGCGAGCCGCGCCGATCCGGGATGGTCCCGTCATCCAGCACCGTCACGCCGTGGGCCGCGACACGCTGGCCCAGAAGCCCCGCGAAGGCCGAGGATTTCTTGCGGTTGAAATCGCCCTCGAGCCCGTGGCCAACCGCCTCGTGCAGCAGGATGCCGGGCCAGCCCGGGCCCAGCACAACGTCCATCACTCCCGCGGGGGCAGGCTCTGCCGAAAGGTTCACCCGGGCAATGCGCAGCGCCTCGCGCACCAGCCCCTGCCAGTGCGACGGCTCGATCAGCGGATCGAGCCCGTGGCGCCCGCCGCCGCCCGCGGACCCGCTCTCGCGGCGGCCATCCTTTTCCACCGTGACCGAGACGTTGATCCGGGTCATGGGGCGGAAATCCGACAGCCGCGCGCCGTCGGGGCGCAGGATCTCCACCTCCTGGACCGAAGCGGCAAGACTTGCCGACACCTGGACCACGAGGGGATCGAGCCCGCGGGCGAACGCGTCGAGCGCGCGCAGCGTCTCGACCTTGACCGGGAAGGGGATGGTGCTGACCGGGTCCACCTCGTCGTAAAGCCTGCGGTTGGTTCCCTGCGGCGCATCCGCAAGGCTGCCGCCGCCATCGCCGACCGCAAGCCGCGCGGTTTCCGCCGCGCGCTTCAGCGCCGCCTCGCTCAACTCGGTCGAATGCCCGTAGCCGGCGGTCTCTCCCTTCACGGCGCGCAGGCCGAATCCCTCGGCCGCGTCGTAGCTTGCGGTCTTGAGCCGGCCATCGTCGAACAGCAGGCTTTCCGAGCGCCGGCGCTCGAGGAACAGCTCGCCGTCATCGGCGCCGGCGGTGGCCTCGCGCAGGATGCCAAGGGCGGTCGTTTCGTCGAGATCGGTGTCGAAGGGGCTGAATCTTGCGGTCATCTGGGTGCTCTGCCTCTCGATTGGATACTCATAAGGTGGCGGAGCGCGGGGGATATGCAAGTGCGGACGCGCGCCTGCCTGCGGCGACATGGCGCTGCCGCGGCGCCCCCCCGATCTTGTCCTCTGGCGCGGCTTGTGCAAATTTCAAGCGCAAGAGAGAAACGGCGGGGGTCGGCTGCGCGCAAGCGGGGCAGGGCGCCTGCCACGCCGTAGATGCGGCAGGGACAACCAGGATACCGGAAGCATGAAATATCTGTCGAAGCTTGCCAGCCTCTGTGCATTCGCGGGTGTCGCGCTCAGCGCGCCCATGACCTGGGCTCAGGAAAACATCGAGGGGCTCGAATCCATCGGCAAGCCCGTTCCGGGCGGCATCGGGTTCCAGCCTGCCGCGACCGAGCTGGCGCGTGACATCCACTGGCTCGACAGCTTCCTCTTCGTGATCATCACCGTGATCGTGCTGTTCGTGACCGCGCTGCTGGCCGTCGTGGTCGTGCGCTACAACCGCAAGTCGAACCCGACCCCGGCCCGTTTCACGCACAACTCGGCGATCGAGGTGACCTGGACCCTGGTCCCCATCCTGATCCTGATCGTGATCGGCTCCTTCTCGCTGCCGATCCTGTTCAAGCAGCTCGAGGTGCCCGAGGCCGATGTCACCATCAAGACGACCGGCTTCCAGTGGGCCTGGAGCTACGAATACCCCGACAACGACATCCGCTTCGACAGCTACATGCTTGGCCTGGGCAAGGCAGAGATGGACGACGAGGTCCGCGCCGAGCTGGCCGAGTTCGGCTACTCCGAGGACGAGTGGAAGCTGGCGACCGACACCGCGATGGTGGTGCCCGTGAACCGCGTCGTTCGCCTTCAGGTGACCGCGTCGGACGTGATCCACTCGTGGAAGATCCCGGCCTTCGGCGTGCACATGGACGGCATTCCGGGCCGCCTGAACGAGACATGGTTCATGGCCGAGCAGGTCGGCACCTATTTCGGCCAGTGCTCGGAGCTGTGCGGCATCAACCACTCCTACATGCCGATCACCGTCAAGGTGGTGACCGACGAGCAGTATGCCGAGTGGGTGCAGTCCCAGGGCGGCGAGATGGTCGGCTTCCTCGAGGAGTACGCCGACATCGAACTCGCGTCCAACTGAACCCCTGAACCGGCAGACCCATGACCGACGCGAGCTGGAGCGAAACCACCACACCCCCGCGCGAGGCGCAGTTCGGCGATTACGTCGAACTGCTCAAGCCGCGCGTGATGCGGCTGGTGATCTTCACCGCGGCGGTCGGCCTGATCGCGGCGCCCGTCGCGGTGCACCCTGTGATCGCGGTCGCGACCATCCTGTGCATCGCGGTCGGTGCGGGCGCGTCGGGCGCGCTGAACATGTGGTGGGATGCGGATATCGACGCGGTCATGGGGCGCACGGCGAAGCGGCCCATCCCTTCGGGCCGCGTGACCGCGGACGAGGCGCTGGCCATCGGGCTTGCGCTGTCGGTCCTGTCGGTGATGTTCCTGTTCCTGTTCGGCAATGCGGTGGCGGCCGGGCTGCTGGCCTTCACCATCTTCTTCTATGCCGTGATCTATTCGATGTGGCTGAAGCGTGCGACGCCGCAGAACATCGTGATCGGCGGCGCCGCGGGCGCCTTCCCGCCGATGATCGGCTGGGCGGTCGCGACGGGCGGCGTCGGCATCGAAAGCGTGCTGATGTTCGCGCTGATCTTCCTGTGGACCCCGCCCCATTTCTGGGCGCTGGCGCTGTTCCGCAACGATGACTACACCAACGCCGCCGTCCCGATGCTGCCCGTCGTGGCCGGCACCCGTGTCACCCGCAACCAGATCCTGCTCTACACGCTGATCCTGGTGCCAGCCGCCCTTGCGCCGGCCTTTACCCAGGTGGGTGGGCCGCTCTATTTCGCGGTGGCCGCCGTGCTGAACGCGCAGTTCCTGTGGGGCGCGTGGCGCATCTGGCGGCGCGACGATGCGGCGGCGGCCGCCGATCGGTTCGCGGTCGAGAAGAAGTTCTTCGGTTTCTCGATCCTCTACCTGTTCCTGCATTTCGTCCTTCTTCTGGCCGAGGCCGTGCTGCGGGGCGTGGGCCTGACCCTTGAAACCTGGCCGGTGGTGCTGTGACGATGACCCGGAAATCCGCGATCACCCCCGACACCCACGAGATCTATGCCCGCCGCAAGGGCCGCAACCTTGCGCTCGGCCTTTGCCTTGCGGCGGTGGTGGGGATGATCTTCGCCGTGACCATCGTGAAGCTGAAAAGCGGGATCGAGCTGCGCGGCTTCGACCACACCTTCGAGACCGTCCCCGGAACCCTGGAGACGAACTGATGGACCGTCAGACGAAAACCGTCGCCACGCTGGTCGGTGTCGTCGCCTTCATGGGGGCGATGTCCTTCGCCGCGGTGCCGCTTTACGACTGGTTCTGCCGCGTGACCGGCTATGGCGGGGCGACCAACACCGCCTCGGCCGATTCCGATCGCGTGCTGGACCAGACCATCCGCATCCGGTTCGACGCCTCGCTCGACCGTGACATGCCGTGGGAGTTCCGTCCCGCGCAGCGCGAGGTGGAGGTCCGCATCGGCGAAACCGGCCTTGCCTTCTACGAGGCCTACAACCCGACCGACCGGCCCATCGCCGGCACCGCCAGCTACAACGTCACCCCCTATTCGGCAGGGCGCTATTTCAGCAAGATCCAGTGCTTCTGCTTCGAGATGCAGGTGCTGCAACCCGGCGAGCGGGTGCAGATGCCCGTGACCTACTATGTCGACCCGGAGATCGTGAACGACCGCGAGGCGAAATTCGTCCACACGATCACCCTGTCCTATACCTTCTACGAGACCGAACTTCCCGAAGAGGAAATCTCGCAGCTCGGCACCGAGCCGCGGGAAACAGTGAACTGACCCCGACGAGAGAGACGAGGGACGCATAAGCCATGGCGCACGAAAAGAACCACGACTACCACATCCTGCCACCCAGCATCTGGCCATTCGTCGGTGCGGTGGGGGCCTTCGTCATGCTGCTGGGCGGCGTGTTCTGGATGCGGGACCATTCCAACCCCTGGCTGTTCCTGATCGGCCTCGCGGTGGTGCTCTACACCATGTACGCATGGTGGTCCGACGTGGTGTCCGAAAGCCTTGCCGGCGACCACACCCCGGTGGTGCGCATCGGCCTGCGCATGGGCATGATCATGTTCATCATCTCCGAGGTGATGTTCTTCGCCGCCTGGTTCTGGTCGTTCTTCAAGCACGCGCTCTACCCGATGGCGGCGATCGACAACACCTGGCCGCCGCCCGGAATCGAGACGTTCGATCCCTGGCATCTGCCGCTGATCAACACGCTGATCCTGCTGTGCTCGGGCTGTGCCGCGACCTGGGCCCACCACGCCATCGCCCATGACAACGACCGCAAGGGGCTGGTCTGGGGCCTGAGCCTCGCCATCGCGCTGGGTGCGATCTTCACCGCCTTCCAGGCCTACGAGTACACCCACGCCGCCTTTGGCTTCGCGGGCAACATCTACGGCG from Halovulum dunhuangense encodes:
- the cyoE gene encoding heme o synthase; this translates as MTDASWSETTTPPREAQFGDYVELLKPRVMRLVIFTAAVGLIAAPVAVHPVIAVATILCIAVGAGASGALNMWWDADIDAVMGRTAKRPIPSGRVTADEALAIGLALSVLSVMFLFLFGNAVAAGLLAFTIFFYAVIYSMWLKRATPQNIVIGGAAGAFPPMIGWAVATGGVGIESVLMFALIFLWTPPHFWALALFRNDDYTNAAVPMLPVVAGTRVTRNQILLYTLILVPAALAPAFTQVGGPLYFAVAAVLNAQFLWGAWRIWRRDDAAAAADRFAVEKKFFGFSILYLFLHFVLLLAEAVLRGVGLTLETWPVVL
- a CDS encoding cytochrome c oxidase assembly protein; this translates as MDRQTKTVATLVGVVAFMGAMSFAAVPLYDWFCRVTGYGGATNTASADSDRVLDQTIRIRFDASLDRDMPWEFRPAQREVEVRIGETGLAFYEAYNPTDRPIAGTASYNVTPYSAGRYFSKIQCFCFEMQVLQPGERVQMPVTYYVDPEIVNDREAKFVHTITLSYTFYETELPEEEISQLGTEPRETVN
- a CDS encoding cytochrome c oxidase subunit 3; its protein translation is MAHEKNHDYHILPPSIWPFVGAVGAFVMLLGGVFWMRDHSNPWLFLIGLAVVLYTMYAWWSDVVSESLAGDHTPVVRIGLRMGMIMFIISEVMFFAAWFWSFFKHALYPMAAIDNTWPPPGIETFDPWHLPLINTLILLCSGCAATWAHHAIAHDNDRKGLVWGLSLAIALGAIFTAFQAYEYTHAAFGFAGNIYGANFFMATGFHGFHVIIGTIFLAVCLGRAMKGHFTPEKHLGFEAAAWYWHFVDVVWLFLFFSIYIWGA